In one window of Anser cygnoides isolate HZ-2024a breed goose chromosome 3, Taihu_goose_T2T_genome, whole genome shotgun sequence DNA:
- the EPRS1 gene encoding bifunctional glutamate/proline--tRNA ligase isoform X1, translating into MAALSLTVAAGSAPLGALLTVEHVKNDIKISVEEGKETILRVSENVSFTDVNSIARYLARVASSAGLYGSNLLEHTEVDHWLEFSATKLSTASQFLSAVQELNHCLSLRTYLVGNSLSLADLCVWAVLKDNNIWQEQLQKNEAPIHVKRWYGFLEVQQTFQSVGAKWVSGTPKIKMATEKKADVGKFVELPGAEMGKVIVRFPPEASGYLHIGHAKAALLNQHYQVNFKGKLIMRFDDTNPEKEKEDFEKVILEDVAMLHIKPDQFTYTSDHFETIMKYAEQLIQEGKAYVDDTPAEQMKAEREQRMESKHRNNCVNKNLQMWEEMKKGTEYGQTCCLRAKIDMNSNNGCMRDPTLYRCKNQPHPRTGSTYKVYPTYDFACPIVDSIEGVTHALRTTEYHDRDEQFYWIIEALGIRKPYIWEYSRLNLNNTVLSKRKLTWFVNEGLVDGWDDPRFPTVRGVLRRGMTVEGLKQFIAAQGSSRSVVNMEWDKIWSFNKKLRAICKKVIDPVAPRYTALLKDAVVPVNVPEAQEEVKEVAKHPKNADVGLKPVWYGSRVLIEGADAETLTEGEVVTFINWGNIIITKLNRNSSGKILSIDTKLNLENKDFKKTTKITWLADTPRAPLIPTVCVNYEHLITKPVLGKDEDFKQYINQNSKQEELMLGDPCLRDLKKGDIIQLQRRGFFICDQPYEPVSPYSCKEAPCILIYIPDGHTKEMPTSGSKEKTKAESAKKEASSVAKGKSAPLGGGTSTPTCTASEDHLVIYNRVSAQGDIVRDLKAKKAAKEDIDKAVKQLLALKAEYKEKTGQEYKPGSPPVSVNEQCVSSKLETSGTLDSKALYDKVAEQGEAVRKLKAEKAPKDQIGAAVEVLLSLKAEYKQQTGQEYKPGSPPVVFVPAQSSPVPTLPCPVDSKSLYSKVAEQGEVVRKLKSEKASKEQVDEAVKVLLNLKAEYKQKTGQEYKPGNPPTAPPCVSSATLPSSVCCSNLGPCSLVDGQALYDNVAEQGEVVRRLKAEKASKDEIDEAVKLLLSLKADYKEKTGQDYKPGHPPAAQGALPQASNTAQSGPDTPEAKALFNKVALQGDEVRKLKAEKAEKEKIDAAVKELLQLKAQYKSVAGVDYKPVSAGAADDKDKKKKEKENKSEKQSKQQKQNDGPKKEPLQGQSGSDLSSSGSGEGQGPKKQTRLGLEAKKEENLADWFSQVITKSEMIEYYDVSGCYVLRPWAYAIWESIKNFFDAEIKKLGVENCYFPMFVSQAALEKEKTHIADFAPEVAWVTRSGKTDLAEPIAVRPTSETVMYPAYAKWVQSHRDLPIKLNQWCNVVRWEFKHPQPFLRTREFLWQEGHTAFATYEEAAEEVMQILDLYAQVYEDLLAIPVVKGKKTEKEKFAGGDYTTTVEAFISASGRAIQGATSHHLGQNFSKMFEIVFEDPKKPGEKQFAYQNSWGITTRTIGVMTMIHGDNMGLVLPPRVACVQVVIIPCGITNSLSEDDKEALLKKCNEYRKRLLSVNIRVRADLRDNYSPGWKFNHWELKGVPVRVEVGPRDMKSQQFVAVRRDTGQKLTLSEHEAEDKLKQILEEIHANLYNRASEDLKSHMVVANNMEDFQKELDSGKIVQIPFCGEIECEDWIKKTTARDQDLEPGAPSMGAKSLCIPFQPLRELQSGAKCVCGKNPAKFYTLFGRSY; encoded by the exons ATGGCGGCGCTCAGCCTCACCGTGGCGGCGGGCAGCGCCCCGCTCG gagCTCTGCTGACGGTGGAACATGTGAAGAATGATATCAAAATTTCAGtggaagaaggcaaagaaaCCATCCTTCGTGTATCTGA AAATGTATCATTTACTGATGTGAATTCAATAGCTCGTTACCTGGCTAGAGTTGCTAGTTCTGCTGGCCTGTATGGTTCGAACCTTTTGGAACACACTGAG GTTGACCACTGGCTGGAGTTCAGTGCTACAAAGTTATCTACTGCTAGCCAGTTTCTTTCAGCAGTCCAAGAGCTCAACCACTGTCTATCTCTGAGAACCTACTTGGTTGGAAACTCACTGAGTCTTGCAGACTTGTGTGTCTGGGCTGTCCTAAAAG ACAATAACATCTGGCAAGaacaattacagaaaaatgaagctcCCATCCATGTAAAGCGATGGTATGGCTTTCTTGAGGTACAACAAACTTTTCAGTCTGTAGGAGCCAAGTGGGTTTCTGGTACACCAAAGATCAAAATG gcaacagaaaagaaagctgatgTTGGGAAGTTTGTTGAACTTCCTGGTGCAGAGATGGGAAAGGTCATTGTAAGGTTTCCTCCTGAAGCAAGCGG atatCTGCATATTGGTCATGCCAAAGCTGCCCTGTTAAATCAGCACTACCAAGTTAACTTCAAAGGAAAACTTATTATGAGGTTTGATGACACAAAtccagaaaaagagaaggaagactTTGAAAAG GTAATTCTTGAAGATGTTGCAATGCTGCATATCAAACCAGATCAATTTACATATACCTCAGATCACTTTGaaacaataatgaaatatgCTGAGCAGCTTATTCAAGAAGGGAAGGCATACGTAGATGATACTCCTGCAgaacaaatgaaagcagagcGTGAGCAAAGAATGGAAtctaaacacagaaataact GTGTTAATAAGAATCTACAAATgtgggaagaaatgaaaaagggaaCAGAATATGGACAAACTTGTTGTCTACGAGCAAAAATAGATATGAATAGTAACAATGGATGTATGAGGGATCCAACTCTTTATCGTTGTAAAAACCAGCCTCACCCACGTACTGGTAGTACCTACAA GGTTTATCCCACGTATGACTTTGCCTGCCCCATTGTTGACTCTATTGAAGGTGTCACACATGCACTTAGAACAACTGAATACCATGACAGAGATGAACAATTCTACTGGATCATCGAGGCACTGGGCATAAGGAAGCCATATATATGGGAGTACAGCAGGCTAAACCTCAACAACACTGTGTTATCCAAGAGAAAGCTTACATGGTTTGTCAACGAAGGGCTCGTGGATGGATG GGATGACCCAAGATTTCCCACTGTGCGTGGTGTCCTGAGAAGAGGCATGACAGTTGAAGGTCTAAAACAGTTTATTGCTGCTCAG ggcTCCTCTCGATCTGTTGTGAATATGGAGTGGGATAAAATTTGGTCCTTTAACAAAAAG cTGCGAGCTATCTGTAAGAAG gttATAGACCCAGTAGCTCCTCGGTACACTGCTTTACTGAAAGACGCAGTGGTCCCAGTAAATGTTCCTGAAGCTCAAGAGGAGGTGAAAGAAGTGGCTAAACATCCAAAG AACGCCGATGTTGGGTTGAAACCTGTGTGGTATGGCTCCAGAGTGCTGATCGAGGGTGCAGATGCAGAGACCCTGACAGAGGGAGAGGTGGTTACATTCATAAATTGGGGCAATATTATCATCACTAAATTAAACAG aAATTCAAGTGGAAAAATTCTGTCCATCGATACCAAATTAAACTTAGAGAATAAGGACTTCAAAAAAACCACTAAGATCACTTGGTTAGCAGATACTCCACGTGCACCACTCATCCCAACTGTCTGTGTTAATTATGAACATCTAATCACTAAGCCAGTTCTAGGTAAAGATGAGGATTTCAAGCAATATATCAACCAAAATAGCAAG CAAGAAGAACTGATGTTAGGTGATCCTTGCCTTAGGGATTTAAAAAAAGGGGACATAATACAACTTCAGAGAAGAGGATTCTTTATTTGTGATCAACCCTATGAGCCAGTGAG TCCTTATAGCTGTAAAGAAGCCCCATGCATTTTgatttacattcctgatggacATACTAAGGAAATGCCAACATCTGGGTCAAAAGAGAAGACCAAGGCTGAAAGTGCGAAGAAAGAG gctAGTTCAGTTGCAAAAGGAAAGTCTGCTCCACTTGGTGGTGGTACCTCTACTCCAACTTGTACTGCATCTGAAGACCATCTGGTTATTTACAACAGGGTGTCTGCACAGGGTGATATAGTTCGTGACTTGAAAGCTAAGAAGGCAGCAAAGGAAGATATTGATAAAGCTGTGAAACAGTTGCTGGCCTTGAAAGCGGAATACAAAGAGAAGACAGGCCAGGAGTACAAGCCTGGAAGTCCTCCAGTGTCTGTAAATGAACAGTGTGTGTCTTCAAAGCTTGAGACCTCTGGTACCCTGGACAGCAAAGCTCTGTATGATAAAGTAGCAGAGCAAGGAGAAGCTGTCCGAAAACTGAAAGCTGAGAAAGCACCTAAG gatcagATAGGTGCTGCCGTGGAAGTCCTTTTATCCCTTAAGGCAGAATATAAACAACAGACAGGCCAGGAGTACAAACCCGGAAGCCCACCTgtggtctttgtccctgctCAGTCTTCTCCTGTTCCTACTCTTCCATGTCCAGTAGACAGCAAATCTCTGTACAGCAAAGTAGCTGAACAAGGCGAAGTGGTCCGCAAACTTAAATCAGAGAAAGCTTCAAAG GAACAAGTAGATGAGGCTGTGAAAGTTCTTctaaatttaaaagcagaatataAACAAAAGACAGGTCAAGAGTACAAGCCTGGAAATCCACCTACAGCTCCTCCTTGTGTGTCTTCTGCTACACTTCCATCTTCTGTATGCTGCAGTAACTTGGGACCCTGTAGCTTAGTGGATGGCCAAGCACTTTATGATAATGTAGCTGAACAAGGTGAAGTGGTACGCagactgaaagcagagaaagcttCCAAG GATGAAATAGATGAAGCAGTAAAACTCCTTCTTTCTCTAAAAGCTGACTATAAGGAGAAGACTGGACAGGACTACAAGCCCGGACATCCGCCAGCAGCTCAAGGTGCTTTGCCCCAAGCATCAAATACAGCACAGAGTGGTCCTGACACACCTGAAGCTAAAGCACTGTTTAACAAAGTAGCTCTTCAAGGAGATGAAGTTAGGaaattgaaagcagaaaaagcagaaaag GAAAAGATAGATGCAGCTGTTAAGGAACTTCTTCAGCTGAAGGCCCAGTACAAGTCTGTTGCAGGAGTTGACTATAAACCAGtttctgctggtgctgctgatgacaaagacaagaagaagaaagagaaagagaacaagTCAGAAAAACAGAGTAAGCAACAGAAGCAAAATGATGGACCGAAAAAAGAGCCTTTGCAAGGACAGAGTGGTAGTGATCTCTCCTCAAGTGGATCAGGAGAAGGTCAAGGCCCTAAGAAACAAACCAG GCTGGGTCTAGAAgctaagaaagaagaaaatcttgcGGACTGGTTCTCTCAG GTGATCACAAAATCAGAGATGATAGAATACTATGATGTGAGTGGCTGCTACGTTCTTCGTCCTTGGGCTTATGCCATTTGGGAATCTATCAAGAACTTCTTTGATGCAGAGATCAAGAAACTTGGCGTGGAGAACTGTTACTTTCCCATGTTTGTATCCCAGGCTGCACTAGAGAAAGAGAAGACTCATATTGCTGATTTTGCCCCTGAG gttGCGTGGGTCACAAGATCTGGGAAAACAGATCTGGCTGAACCAATTGCTGTACGTCCCACAAGTGAAACAG tCATGTATCCTGCATATGCAAAGTGGGTGCAGTCACACAGGGATCTTCCAATCAAGCTTAATCAGTGGTGCAATGTTGTG CGTTGGGAATTCAAGCATCCCCAACCTTTCCTTCGCACTCGTGAGTTCCTTTGGCAAGAGGGCCACACGGCATTTGCAACATAcgaagaagcagcagaggag GTGATGCAGATACTTGATCTGTATGCTCAAGTGTATGAAGATCTTCTAGCAATACCTGttgtgaaaggaaagaagacagaaaaggagaagTTTGCTGGGGGTGATTATACGACAACTGTAGAAGCATTTATATCTGCAAGTGGAAGAGCTATCCAG GGAGCAACGTCACATCACCTAGGACAAAACTTCTCAAAGATGTTTGAAATTGTATTTGAGGATCCCAAGAAAccaggagaaaaacagtttgcATATCAGAATTCCTGGGGCATTACAACTCGAACTATTGGTGTAATGACAATGATTCATGGAGATAACATGGGATTGGTGCTCCCACCTCGAGTAGCTTGCGTTCAG GTTGTAATTATTCCCTGTGGTATCACAAATTCCCTTTCTGAAGACGACAAAGAGGCTTTATTGAAGAAATGTAATGAATATCGTAAAAGGCTGCTTAGTGTTAATATCCGTGTACGTGCTGATCTAAGAGACAACTATTCACCTGGTTGGAAGTTTAATCATTGGGAACTtaag ggTGTTCCAGTCAGGGTTGAAGTGGGACCA
- the EPRS1 gene encoding bifunctional glutamate/proline--tRNA ligase isoform X6: MAALSLTVAAGSAPLGALLTVEHVKNDIKISVEEGKETILRVSENVSFTDVNSIARYLARVASSAGLYGSNLLEHTEVDHWLEFSATKLSTASQFLSAVQELNHCLSLRTYLVGNSLSLADLCVWAVLKDNNIWQEQLQKNEAPIHVKRWYGFLEVQQTFQSVGAKWVSGTPKIKMATEKKADVGKFVELPGAEMGKVIVRFPPEASGYLHIGHAKAALLNQHYQVNFKGKLIMRFDDTNPEKEKEDFEKVILEDVAMLHIKPDQFTYTSDHFETIMKYAEQLIQEGKAYVDDTPAEQMKAEREQRMESKHRNNCVNKNLQMWEEMKKGTEYGQTCCLRAKIDMNSNNGCMRDPTLYRCKNQPHPRTGSTYKVYPTYDFACPIVDSIEGVTHALRTTEYHDRDEQFYWIIEALGIRKPYIWEYSRLNLNNTVLSKRKLTWFVNEGLVDGWDDPRFPTVRGVLRRGMTVEGLKQFIAAQGSSRSVVNMEWDKIWSFNKKVIDPVAPRYTALLKDAVVPVNVPEAQEEVKEVAKHPKNADVGLKPVWYGSRVLIEGADAETLTEGEVVTFINWGNIIITKLNRNSSGKILSIDTKLNLENKDFKKTTKITWLADTPRAPLIPTVCVNYEHLITKPVLGKDEDFKQYINQNSKQEELMLGDPCLRDLKKGDIIQLQRRGFFICDQPYEPVSPYSCKEAPCILIYIPDGHTKEMPTSGSKEKTKAESAKKEASSVAKGKSAPLGGGTSTPTCTASEDHLVIYNRVSAQGDIVRDLKAKKAAKEDIDKAVKQLLALKAEYKEKTGQEYKPGSPPVSVNEQCVSSKLETSGTLDSKALYDKVAEQGEAVRKLKAEKAPKDEIDEAVKLLLSLKADYKEKTGQDYKPGHPPAAQGALPQASNTAQSGPDTPEAKALFNKVALQGDEVRKLKAEKAEKEKIDAAVKELLQLKAQYKSVAGVDYKPVSAGAADDKDKKKKEKENKSEKQSKQQKQNDGPKKEPLQGQSGSDLSSSGSGEGQGPKKQTRLGLEAKKEENLADWFSQVITKSEMIEYYDVSGCYVLRPWAYAIWESIKNFFDAEIKKLGVENCYFPMFVSQAALEKEKTHIADFAPEVAWVTRSGKTDLAEPIAVRPTSETVMYPAYAKWVQSHRDLPIKLNQWCNVVRWEFKHPQPFLRTREFLWQEGHTAFATYEEAAEEVMQILDLYAQVYEDLLAIPVVKGKKTEKEKFAGGDYTTTVEAFISASGRAIQGATSHHLGQNFSKMFEIVFEDPKKPGEKQFAYQNSWGITTRTIGVMTMIHGDNMGLVLPPRVACVQVVIIPCGITNSLSEDDKEALLKKCNEYRKRLLSVNIRVRADLRDNYSPGWKFNHWELKGVPVRVEVGPRDMKSQQFVAVRRDTGQKLTLSEHEAEDKLKQILEEIHANLYNRASEDLKSHMVVANNMEDFQKELDSGKIVQIPFCGEIECEDWIKKTTARDQDLEPGAPSMGAKSLCIPFQPLRELQSGAKCVCGKNPAKFYTLFGRSY; encoded by the exons ATGGCGGCGCTCAGCCTCACCGTGGCGGCGGGCAGCGCCCCGCTCG gagCTCTGCTGACGGTGGAACATGTGAAGAATGATATCAAAATTTCAGtggaagaaggcaaagaaaCCATCCTTCGTGTATCTGA AAATGTATCATTTACTGATGTGAATTCAATAGCTCGTTACCTGGCTAGAGTTGCTAGTTCTGCTGGCCTGTATGGTTCGAACCTTTTGGAACACACTGAG GTTGACCACTGGCTGGAGTTCAGTGCTACAAAGTTATCTACTGCTAGCCAGTTTCTTTCAGCAGTCCAAGAGCTCAACCACTGTCTATCTCTGAGAACCTACTTGGTTGGAAACTCACTGAGTCTTGCAGACTTGTGTGTCTGGGCTGTCCTAAAAG ACAATAACATCTGGCAAGaacaattacagaaaaatgaagctcCCATCCATGTAAAGCGATGGTATGGCTTTCTTGAGGTACAACAAACTTTTCAGTCTGTAGGAGCCAAGTGGGTTTCTGGTACACCAAAGATCAAAATG gcaacagaaaagaaagctgatgTTGGGAAGTTTGTTGAACTTCCTGGTGCAGAGATGGGAAAGGTCATTGTAAGGTTTCCTCCTGAAGCAAGCGG atatCTGCATATTGGTCATGCCAAAGCTGCCCTGTTAAATCAGCACTACCAAGTTAACTTCAAAGGAAAACTTATTATGAGGTTTGATGACACAAAtccagaaaaagagaaggaagactTTGAAAAG GTAATTCTTGAAGATGTTGCAATGCTGCATATCAAACCAGATCAATTTACATATACCTCAGATCACTTTGaaacaataatgaaatatgCTGAGCAGCTTATTCAAGAAGGGAAGGCATACGTAGATGATACTCCTGCAgaacaaatgaaagcagagcGTGAGCAAAGAATGGAAtctaaacacagaaataact GTGTTAATAAGAATCTACAAATgtgggaagaaatgaaaaagggaaCAGAATATGGACAAACTTGTTGTCTACGAGCAAAAATAGATATGAATAGTAACAATGGATGTATGAGGGATCCAACTCTTTATCGTTGTAAAAACCAGCCTCACCCACGTACTGGTAGTACCTACAA GGTTTATCCCACGTATGACTTTGCCTGCCCCATTGTTGACTCTATTGAAGGTGTCACACATGCACTTAGAACAACTGAATACCATGACAGAGATGAACAATTCTACTGGATCATCGAGGCACTGGGCATAAGGAAGCCATATATATGGGAGTACAGCAGGCTAAACCTCAACAACACTGTGTTATCCAAGAGAAAGCTTACATGGTTTGTCAACGAAGGGCTCGTGGATGGATG GGATGACCCAAGATTTCCCACTGTGCGTGGTGTCCTGAGAAGAGGCATGACAGTTGAAGGTCTAAAACAGTTTATTGCTGCTCAG ggcTCCTCTCGATCTGTTGTGAATATGGAGTGGGATAAAATTTGGTCCTTTAACAAAAAG gttATAGACCCAGTAGCTCCTCGGTACACTGCTTTACTGAAAGACGCAGTGGTCCCAGTAAATGTTCCTGAAGCTCAAGAGGAGGTGAAAGAAGTGGCTAAACATCCAAAG AACGCCGATGTTGGGTTGAAACCTGTGTGGTATGGCTCCAGAGTGCTGATCGAGGGTGCAGATGCAGAGACCCTGACAGAGGGAGAGGTGGTTACATTCATAAATTGGGGCAATATTATCATCACTAAATTAAACAG aAATTCAAGTGGAAAAATTCTGTCCATCGATACCAAATTAAACTTAGAGAATAAGGACTTCAAAAAAACCACTAAGATCACTTGGTTAGCAGATACTCCACGTGCACCACTCATCCCAACTGTCTGTGTTAATTATGAACATCTAATCACTAAGCCAGTTCTAGGTAAAGATGAGGATTTCAAGCAATATATCAACCAAAATAGCAAG CAAGAAGAACTGATGTTAGGTGATCCTTGCCTTAGGGATTTAAAAAAAGGGGACATAATACAACTTCAGAGAAGAGGATTCTTTATTTGTGATCAACCCTATGAGCCAGTGAG TCCTTATAGCTGTAAAGAAGCCCCATGCATTTTgatttacattcctgatggacATACTAAGGAAATGCCAACATCTGGGTCAAAAGAGAAGACCAAGGCTGAAAGTGCGAAGAAAGAG gctAGTTCAGTTGCAAAAGGAAAGTCTGCTCCACTTGGTGGTGGTACCTCTACTCCAACTTGTACTGCATCTGAAGACCATCTGGTTATTTACAACAGGGTGTCTGCACAGGGTGATATAGTTCGTGACTTGAAAGCTAAGAAGGCAGCAAAGGAAGATATTGATAAAGCTGTGAAACAGTTGCTGGCCTTGAAAGCGGAATACAAAGAGAAGACAGGCCAGGAGTACAAGCCTGGAAGTCCTCCAGTGTCTGTAAATGAACAGTGTGTGTCTTCAAAGCTTGAGACCTCTGGTACCCTGGACAGCAAAGCTCTGTATGATAAAGTAGCAGAGCAAGGAGAAGCTGTCCGAAAACTGAAAGCTGAGAAAGCACCTAAG GATGAAATAGATGAAGCAGTAAAACTCCTTCTTTCTCTAAAAGCTGACTATAAGGAGAAGACTGGACAGGACTACAAGCCCGGACATCCGCCAGCAGCTCAAGGTGCTTTGCCCCAAGCATCAAATACAGCACAGAGTGGTCCTGACACACCTGAAGCTAAAGCACTGTTTAACAAAGTAGCTCTTCAAGGAGATGAAGTTAGGaaattgaaagcagaaaaagcagaaaag GAAAAGATAGATGCAGCTGTTAAGGAACTTCTTCAGCTGAAGGCCCAGTACAAGTCTGTTGCAGGAGTTGACTATAAACCAGtttctgctggtgctgctgatgacaaagacaagaagaagaaagagaaagagaacaagTCAGAAAAACAGAGTAAGCAACAGAAGCAAAATGATGGACCGAAAAAAGAGCCTTTGCAAGGACAGAGTGGTAGTGATCTCTCCTCAAGTGGATCAGGAGAAGGTCAAGGCCCTAAGAAACAAACCAG GCTGGGTCTAGAAgctaagaaagaagaaaatcttgcGGACTGGTTCTCTCAG GTGATCACAAAATCAGAGATGATAGAATACTATGATGTGAGTGGCTGCTACGTTCTTCGTCCTTGGGCTTATGCCATTTGGGAATCTATCAAGAACTTCTTTGATGCAGAGATCAAGAAACTTGGCGTGGAGAACTGTTACTTTCCCATGTTTGTATCCCAGGCTGCACTAGAGAAAGAGAAGACTCATATTGCTGATTTTGCCCCTGAG gttGCGTGGGTCACAAGATCTGGGAAAACAGATCTGGCTGAACCAATTGCTGTACGTCCCACAAGTGAAACAG tCATGTATCCTGCATATGCAAAGTGGGTGCAGTCACACAGGGATCTTCCAATCAAGCTTAATCAGTGGTGCAATGTTGTG CGTTGGGAATTCAAGCATCCCCAACCTTTCCTTCGCACTCGTGAGTTCCTTTGGCAAGAGGGCCACACGGCATTTGCAACATAcgaagaagcagcagaggag GTGATGCAGATACTTGATCTGTATGCTCAAGTGTATGAAGATCTTCTAGCAATACCTGttgtgaaaggaaagaagacagaaaaggagaagTTTGCTGGGGGTGATTATACGACAACTGTAGAAGCATTTATATCTGCAAGTGGAAGAGCTATCCAG GGAGCAACGTCACATCACCTAGGACAAAACTTCTCAAAGATGTTTGAAATTGTATTTGAGGATCCCAAGAAAccaggagaaaaacagtttgcATATCAGAATTCCTGGGGCATTACAACTCGAACTATTGGTGTAATGACAATGATTCATGGAGATAACATGGGATTGGTGCTCCCACCTCGAGTAGCTTGCGTTCAG GTTGTAATTATTCCCTGTGGTATCACAAATTCCCTTTCTGAAGACGACAAAGAGGCTTTATTGAAGAAATGTAATGAATATCGTAAAAGGCTGCTTAGTGTTAATATCCGTGTACGTGCTGATCTAAGAGACAACTATTCACCTGGTTGGAAGTTTAATCATTGGGAACTtaag ggTGTTCCAGTCAGGGTTGAAGTGGGACCA